A genomic stretch from Hemitrygon akajei chromosome 10, sHemAka1.3, whole genome shotgun sequence includes:
- the LOC140734862 gene encoding small integral membrane protein 30 — protein MASWWGLQSVRTVLIMLLAAVPGAQALDGGDAVALLLGLALSTVGLCACLGWYARRRSGQL, from the coding sequence ATGGCTTCCTGGTGGGGATTGCAGTCGGTGCGCACGGTGCTGATCATGCTGCTGGCGGCGGTGCCGGGAGCCCAGGCTCTGGACGGAGGGGACGCGGTGGCGTTGCTGCTGGGACTGGCGCTGAGCACGGTGGGGCTGTGCGCCTGCCTGGGCTGGTACGCCCGCAGGAGGAGCGGCCAGCTCTGA